The genomic segment GTCGCGCGGATAACCCTTGTTCAGGCTGCTGAAGACGACAGTTGGCAGGAATGATCACTGTGTTGCTGCGTTCATCCACGACAAAACCGGAGCCGGTCGCTGACCCTTTCTCGAAAACAGCCTGGAAGGGTTCACTGCTTTTGAGTTGCTTGGACTGGTAGTTCCAGCGTGTGGCTCCAGCGTTCACCTCACCCTTGCCGTTCGGAATCTTGAGCGTGACCGGAGCGATCAGGTCGATGTATTGATCCTGCGTGTTTCCTACCAGGCGGGCAGCCGTGAGTGTCCGTCCCTCGGTCTGTTCCGCACGGACGGGACCTGCTGCCACCAAGGTTCCATCACTGAGGTTCCAGGTTCCCTCGGCTGTGGTCACAACGGTCTGTGGCTGTTCGTACTCGCTGCGCTGTCGATCCCAACGCTGCAGGGTTGTTGGTCCCTGGAACCGCAGGGTGTCGCGATCCTGTTGGAACACGATCTGACGCACTGTCAGCCGTGATTCAGCATCCTCCGCTCTGGGACGCTGGTCGATCACCATTCTCGACTGAGATGGCCTCCACTTCAACCGATCTCCGCTGATCAACAGCTTGCGTTGATCGAGCTGCTGAAGACGGACCTGACCTTCCAGAACCACCAGATCGCCATCGTTGAGAACAGTCGCAAGTTCAGCGCTGATGCGGTATGAGGGTTTGTTGTTTCTGTAAAGAATGCCGCTTGGACCGAGGGCGCGAACCGTGCGACTGCTGAGGTCGTACCGGGCCTCCGGGCTGGTCAGATCCCAGTCTTTCGTTCCATCCGGGCGGCGCTGATTGAGATTCAGTGAACGGAAGACGAAGGGTCGCGATTCCTCCGTCACAATCGCAAGCGGTTGTCGACAACCGAGCAGGGATATCGCCGCGATGGCTGATGTGGTCCATGCCAGGACGCAGCGCATTGGAGGCGGTAGATGGCTCAGAGCGGTTCCTCCAGTTCGAGGCGTTGCATCACCGGATTCGGTTTGGGAAGCACGCTGCCTGATGTGAGACCACCCCAGCGCAGCTGATCCTTCCATGGGCCGTTCACGGCATCGATGCCCAGCTGGGCAAGGATCCTGGCGCTGAGTTCCGGCAGAAGCGGACTGAGAAGGACACCAACAACGCGGGCAGCTTCGAGAACCACATAAAGATCGTTGGCGACGACATCGTCCTGTCCGGGTTGTTTCATCCGGCTCCAGGGCGCCGTGTCGTTGAGATGGCCATTGGCCGCGATCGCGAGCTGGAGGATGGCTTCGGCGCCGGCTTTGAACGACAGTTCCGGCATTCTGCTGAGCACAATGCTGACCGTACGGCTGGCCTGCTGGGCGAGGGGATGCTCCGGGCCTGCATCTGACCCTGCCGGTGGGACAGCATCGTCAAACCACTTTCGAGCCATCGACGAGGTTCGGTTCAGCAGGTTGCCGATGGTGTTGGCCAGGTCATTATTGACCAGATCAACGAACCGTTGCTGCTGAAAATCACCGTCATCGCCGAACTGAATATCGCGCAGCAGATACCAACGAACGGCGTCCGTCCCGCATCGTTCCAGCAGCACTTCAGGATCCAGAACATTGCCGAGAGACTTCCCCATTTTCTGACCCTCCCGGGTCAGAAAGCCATGGCCGAAAACACGATCCGGCAAAGGAAGCCCGGCTGACATGAGCATCGCGGGCCAGTAAACGGCATGAAAACGAAGAATGTCCTTGCCGATCACATGGACGGACGCCGGCCAGCCCGCTTGATTCAGCCGGTTGAGGTCAATGCTGTGGCCGTCATCCAGCAGAGCGCTCAGGTAACCGAGCAGGGCGTCGAACCACACGTAGAAGGTATGGCCGGGCTGGCCTGGAACCGGAAGACCCCACGAGACGTTTGAACGCGAGATCGAAAAATCCCGCAGACCCTGCTGAACAAAATTCCTGACCTCCTGGCGACGGCTGGCGGGGGCAATGAAATCGTCTCTGGCGACGAGTTCTTCGATCTGCTCCTGATAACGGGAAAGACGGAAGAACAGGTTCTCCTCATCTCTCCATTCCAGCGGGCGCTGATGAATGGGGCAGTGGGGTTCCATCGCGTCGGCGGGATCGTCTTTGTATTCCTCACAGCCAACGCAGTACCAGCCGGTCTGCCTGCCGGTGATCACATCTCCAGAGGCTTTGACACGCCCGTAGAACTGCTCCACCAGCTGCAGATGCCGCGGAGCTGTCGTGCGGATGAAACGATCCTGGGAGATGTCCCAGCGTTGCCAGAGGTCCCGGTAACGAGCACTGATTTCGTCGCAGTGCAGCTGGGGACTGACCCCCCGTGCTTCGGCCGTCCGTTGAATTTTCTGACCATGCTCATCCACCCCTGTGACGAACAGAACGCCATTGTCCTGATGCCTCTGGAACCGTGCCAGCGCGTCACAGGCAATCGTGGTGTACGTGCTGCCGAGGTGAGGACGATCGTTGACGTAATAGAGCGGAGTTGTGAGGGTGTAGTTCATCTTGAAGGGCAGGAACTCCGCGGCTTCGCTGCGACGCTGGATCCTAACGACCACCTTTCAGCCCGATCGATGGACCCTGGCAGCTGTCTTGGTGCCTGCACGGCAACCCCCCGTTTCGAGGTCTTGCGTCGGTCCAACGATGGCGATGGGCCCGGGGTGAGCGCTTTGTCGCGTGTGGAGGTTCGACACCCGATCGTTGATGGCGATCCTGAACAGGCGGAGAGACACCAATGAGGCCGAAGAGCTGCAAGGACTGGGATGTTGTGGTCTGGGGTGGTGGAACCGGTGGTGTGGCTGCCGCCGTCCAGGCCGCCCGCGCTGGCGTCAGGACTCTGTTGTTGACACCAGCCGGCTGGCTTGGAGGGATGCTGAGTGCCGCTGGCGTCAGTGCTCCGGATGGCCATGAATTGTCCTGCTGGCAGACAGGCTTCTGGGGAGCTCTCTTGAGAGATCTCGAAGGCAGCCTTGCAGAGGGGCTGGACCACAACTGGGTGAGCTGCTTCGGGTTCCGCCCATCACAGGCGGAGGCGATTCTGCAGCGATGGGTGTCGGAGGAGTCGCGTCTCCATTGGTGGTCTGATGTTGACCTGCTGGAGCTGGAGCGCCGTGCCGATCGCATTGTTTCGCTCACTGTCGCGCGTCGGACTGTTCCGCATCGGGATGAATCCACCCGACTGGTGCCCAGGATTGTGATCGACGGGAGCGATCTCGGCGATTTGATGGCGGCTGCCGACGCCCCCTTCCGTTTCGGCTGGGAACCGGACACGCTCTGGTCGGAACCGAGTGCTCCAAGTTCGGAACGTCTCGCGCGGGAGCCGTTCTTCCGAGAGCAGCCGATTCAATCCCCAACCTGGGTGGTGATGGGCCAACTCGCGGCGGGCCCTGGGCCAGACACGCCGCTTGTGCCTCCCGAGCCCCCCTTTCAACGCTGCCTGGAGTCCTGTGGTCTGCGGCGCACGCTCACCTACGGACGACTTCCAGGGGGACTGGTGATGCTGAACTGGCCTCTCCATGGGAACGACTGGCATCAGGGTCTCGATCGCTGCATCAGCAGCGATCGACGTGAACGGCAGGATCTGGCCGCTGAGATGCAGGCTCACAGTCTTCGCTTCCTTCAGACCCTTTGTGTCAGCAGCGACGGATGGCTTCAGGCGGGGCACGCCTTCCCGGGCCGGGATCCCTGCCTGGCGCTGATGCCCTACTGGCGTGAAGGGCGTCGACTGGTCGGCCGCAACGTCGTCACGGAAAACGATCTCCTTCCGGTGGGGCCCAACCAGTCCCATGGCCCTCTACCGATGGATGTCCATGGTCGTTGCACCAGCATCGCTGTGGGGACCTATGCCAACGACCATCACTACCCTGGAGAGGACTGGCCACTGGCTCCGAAGAGCATCCCCTGGGGAGGCCGCTGGACCGGAACACCCTTCTGCATTCCCTACGGCGCTCTGCTGGGGGAATCCGTGTCCAACCTGCTGATGGCTGATAAAGCGTTCAGCGTCAGCCACATGGCCAATGGCGCCACCAGGCTGCAGCCTTTGATCCTCAACATCGGGCAAGCCGCCGGTATGGCGGCGGCACTGTCGCTCCAGCACCAGTGCTCTCCCCTTGAACTGCCGGTCCAGGACCTGCAGAGCGCCCTTCTGAACGACCCCATCGCACCGGCTGCTGTGATGCCGATCTGGACCATCCCCGTCTGGCACGACGCGTGGAGGAGTTCACAACACGAGGCCCTGCACGATCCCACCAGCATGGAAACGGCTTCCATGCAGGCGGTTCCAGCCTCCGACGCAGCACCGCTGCAGGAATCAGCCATTCAGGTCCAGGGGACCTTTCTGGCGAACTCGGAATCCGACTGGCAGCTGCAGACCTCGCAGAGGCCTCGACAGCTGATGACTCTCGAGCCGGGTGTCCGGAACCTCCTCACCCAGTGCAACAACGGCACTCAGGTTTCCGTCGTTGCTGCTGAGAACCCCTGGGGCCCCTGGTTGAGAGTTCTCAGGGCCACGATCATCTGATCAGCATCGCGCTTTCGCTGTCTTCAGGAACGATGATTTCAAGGGACATCGATTGACCCGGCACCGGGTCCTCAACCTCAAGGCGCCCGACGATGCCCATGGCCAGATCGTTGACATGCACCAACGCCAGATGGTCCTGTTGCCTCAACCAGCGGAGGAATTGCAGGCCCCATCTCTGACCGGCATGGGAGGCGAACCAAATCCGCTGCCAGTGTCGCTGATCCTCACGGCTGATCTGAACGGCCTGGCGCATCGGCTGCTCGAGCTCATTGATGGCATCAGCGAGTTGGTCGTTGGTAAGCGGTGTCTGATCTTCAAGACTGGCGATCAGCTGTCGGTGGACCAACAGATCTGAATAGCGACGGATCGGTGATGTGGCCTGGACGTAGGCCTCAAGCCCAAGGCTGAAGTGGGGCAGGGGAGTCGTGCCTTGCACGCCACGGCTGAGGCAGCGCTGCACGGCCGCATCACGGGCCGGTCCATCGGGGATCCGCTCAAGCTCCGTCTTGACGGGCAGCTCTGCCCTGGCCTGACTGCGGAATGGCAGCGGAACCTGCTCAGCCTTGCCGATGCTGGCGACCACAGCTCCCATCAGCAGCATGGCCTCACTCACCATCCGCCGTGAAGCGGAGGAGTCGATCACCTGCAGCTCCAGCTGACCGTCATGACGCCGGAAGCGTCCTTCCGGCCGATCGAAACCCACGGCACCTTGCCCATGACGCCAATGTGAACGTTGCTGGAGCAGGGTCGCCATCCGCGCCAAACCCTCATCTCCAGGAGGAGCCAGTTCGATCAGTTCGTCGGCATCCTCATAATTCAGGCGATAGCGGGGCTGAACCCAGCTTCGGGTGAGCCGGTGTTGTGCGATCGACCCATCAGGGTTGAGCAAGACGCCAACGCTCAACGCTGCACAACGCTTGCCCGAGCGCAGACTCAACACATCGGCCGCCAATGGCAGTGGCAGCATCGGCTGGCAGCCATCTGCCAGGTAGAGACTGGTCGCCCGGCGGCGAGCCTCCTGATCCAGGGGAGACCCCGGAGCGATCAGTCGCGCCGGATCCGCGATGTGAATCCAGATCCAGTCACCGTCCGCCCCTGGCTCAAGTGACACTGCGTCATCAATTTCACGGGTGGTGATGTCATCAACGGTGTATGTCGTCAGAGCTGTGAGGTCTGCACGGTGTTCGTCACCGGGACAGGGTTCTTCGGCTTTCGCGATCAGTTGTTCTGCCGCCTCGATCTGATCCTGTGAGAAGCCGCCGGACCAGGCACTGCCTCGCAGGCCAAGGGGTCGATCAGGATCCAGCAGCTGGCGCGTGTAAAGCCAGCTGCGGATGTCCGATCGCTCTGAAGCGATCTTCAGCAGCCGGAGGGTGTCCTCCAGCCCGGGCACTGATGCCAGCGACATCGTGTTGTCACAGGCAAAATCAAGCAGTTGGTCCAGCCGTTCGGTCCAGCGTTTGGACAGGGCTGATCGCTCCTGATCTGACAGTGGTGAGGCGCGAAGCAGCCGTTCAAGGCCCTGTTGCTCAATCCTGGCCTGCTGTCGGTCGCGATGTCTGGCTTGTCGTTGACGACGGATCTCATCGCGACTGCGGGTCTGCAGATCGCGGTCCCGCCGAAGCCTGAACCAGGGCTGCGGTCCATGCAGCCAGTGCCAGACAGAGCCGAGTTCGATCAGCCCAACGTCGGCGAAAAGCAGTTCAGCAAGCTCCGCGACGGAAAGGCGAGGGAGGCGGTCGGAGTCCGTGCAATCAGGCTCGTCAGACATCAGCAGCCACCAGGCCGCTGCACTGTCCCGAGCTGTCGGCACGACCGACGTCGTCGTGTCCCGGTCTGGCAAGGGAGCCCGGGTCTGCGATTCGGTTAGCCCTTGAAGGCAGGTGATCTCCCGATTCGGAAGGTCAAGATCCTGGCGTGGAGGTGCGAGGGCGACTACCGCACGCGTTCCCTTCACGGCTTTCACCCGTCCGATCAAAGGTTGCCCTTTGTGGAGCACGCCAACGATGGACTCGGGCTTGATCTCAGGTTTACGTTGTCCGGCGATCAGCCTTCGGGGTTCACAAAGGGAAGCAGGGCCACGATGCGGGCGCGTTTCACAGCATTGGTGAGATCGCGTTGCTGCTTCGCTGTCAACCCGGTCAGACGACGGGGAAGAATCTTGCCGCGCTCAGTGATGAACTTCTTGAGCAGATCCACATCCTTGTAATCGATGGGATCGCCTGGCTTGATCGGAGAAAGACGCTTCTTGAAGAAGGAGCTGGACATGAATCAGGAACAGTTGAAAGGCGGTGTGAGCAGCGGGCTCACTTGATCTCCTTGTGGAGCGTCATCTTGTTGAGCTGAGGGCAGAACTTCATCAGCTCAAGCCTTTCAGTTGTGTTCCGGCGGTTCTTCTCGGTCGTGTAACGGGACACGCCGGGGGAGCGCTTTTCGGAAGCGGGAACGGACCGGCATTCGGTGCACTCGAGGGTGACAACGATCCGGACGCCCTTGTTCTTAGCCATAAAGGACGTAGCGCCGCAGGTGCTAAGCGAACTGACAAACAAAGATCCTACCCGCTCAGGCTGCCAACCCCAGATGGGGGGCGGTTCCTAAGATCACGCGCCTGATTCAGCTCGATCCATGCGGGTGTCCCTCTCCTGGCTGAACCAGTTGGTTCAGGTCGATGAAGGGGTCGAGGACCTGGCTGAACGTCTCTCGATGGCCGGCTTCGAGGTCGAGGACATCGACGATCTCAGGGCCAGGGCCCAGGGCGTGGTGGTGGGCTATGTGCAGCGTTGTGAAAAGCATCCCAATGCAGACAAGCTCAGCGTCTGCCAGGTCGATGTCGGCACCGACCAACCCCTGCAGATCGTCTGCGGAGCGCCGAATGTACGTGCCGAACTGCCCGTCCCTGTCGCCATGGTGGGGGCTGTTCTTCCGGCCGTAGGACTCACGATCAAGGCCGGGGAGCTGCGGGGTGTGACCAGTGAAGGCATGATCTGTTCGCTGGCAGAACTCGGTCTCGACAGCGATCTTGATGGGATTGCCGAGCTGGATCGCCTCACGGTTGCAGTTCCGACAACGGGAACGCCCGTGGCGGCCCTGCTGGGACTGGATGACACCGTTCTGGATCTGGCGATCACGGCCAACCGCCCTGATGGGCTGTCCATGGTGGGGATTGCACGGGAGGTGGCTGCGCTCACGGGAGCCCA from the Synechococcus sp. KORDI-100 genome contains:
- a CDS encoding ribonuclease catalytic domain-containing protein, whose protein sequence is MLHKGQPLIGRVKAVKGTRAVVALAPPRQDLDLPNREITCLQGLTESQTRAPLPDRDTTTSVVPTARDSAAAWWLLMSDEPDCTDSDRLPRLSVAELAELLFADVGLIELGSVWHWLHGPQPWFRLRRDRDLQTRSRDEIRRQRQARHRDRQQARIEQQGLERLLRASPLSDQERSALSKRWTERLDQLLDFACDNTMSLASVPGLEDTLRLLKIASERSDIRSWLYTRQLLDPDRPLGLRGSAWSGGFSQDQIEAAEQLIAKAEEPCPGDEHRADLTALTTYTVDDITTREIDDAVSLEPGADGDWIWIHIADPARLIAPGSPLDQEARRRATSLYLADGCQPMLPLPLAADVLSLRSGKRCAALSVGVLLNPDGSIAQHRLTRSWVQPRYRLNYEDADELIELAPPGDEGLARMATLLQQRSHWRHGQGAVGFDRPEGRFRRHDGQLELQVIDSSASRRMVSEAMLLMGAVVASIGKAEQVPLPFRSQARAELPVKTELERIPDGPARDAAVQRCLSRGVQGTTPLPHFSLGLEAYVQATSPIRRYSDLLVHRQLIASLEDQTPLTNDQLADAINELEQPMRQAVQISREDQRHWQRIWFASHAGQRWGLQFLRWLRQQDHLALVHVNDLAMGIVGRLEVEDPVPGQSMSLEIIVPEDSESAMLIR
- a CDS encoding FAD-dependent oxidoreductase, whose product is MRPKSCKDWDVVVWGGGTGGVAAAVQAARAGVRTLLLTPAGWLGGMLSAAGVSAPDGHELSCWQTGFWGALLRDLEGSLAEGLDHNWVSCFGFRPSQAEAILQRWVSEESRLHWWSDVDLLELERRADRIVSLTVARRTVPHRDESTRLVPRIVIDGSDLGDLMAAADAPFRFGWEPDTLWSEPSAPSSERLAREPFFREQPIQSPTWVVMGQLAAGPGPDTPLVPPEPPFQRCLESCGLRRTLTYGRLPGGLVMLNWPLHGNDWHQGLDRCISSDRRERQDLAAEMQAHSLRFLQTLCVSSDGWLQAGHAFPGRDPCLALMPYWREGRRLVGRNVVTENDLLPVGPNQSHGPLPMDVHGRCTSIAVGTYANDHHYPGEDWPLAPKSIPWGGRWTGTPFCIPYGALLGESVSNLLMADKAFSVSHMANGATRLQPLILNIGQAAGMAAALSLQHQCSPLELPVQDLQSALLNDPIAPAAVMPIWTIPVWHDAWRSSQHEALHDPTSMETASMQAVPASDAAPLQESAIQVQGTFLANSESDWQLQTSQRPRQLMTLEPGVRNLLTQCNNGTQVSVVAAENPWGPWLRVLRATII
- the rpmG gene encoding 50S ribosomal protein L33, which codes for MAKNKGVRIVVTLECTECRSVPASEKRSPGVSRYTTEKNRRNTTERLELMKFCPQLNKMTLHKEIK
- the rpsR gene encoding 30S ribosomal protein S18; the encoded protein is MSSSFFKKRLSPIKPGDPIDYKDVDLLKKFITERGKILPRRLTGLTAKQQRDLTNAVKRARIVALLPFVNPEG
- the metG gene encoding methionine--tRNA ligase, whose product is MNYTLTTPLYYVNDRPHLGSTYTTIACDALARFQRHQDNGVLFVTGVDEHGQKIQRTAEARGVSPQLHCDEISARYRDLWQRWDISQDRFIRTTAPRHLQLVEQFYGRVKASGDVITGRQTGWYCVGCEEYKDDPADAMEPHCPIHQRPLEWRDEENLFFRLSRYQEQIEELVARDDFIAPASRRQEVRNFVQQGLRDFSISRSNVSWGLPVPGQPGHTFYVWFDALLGYLSALLDDGHSIDLNRLNQAGWPASVHVIGKDILRFHAVYWPAMLMSAGLPLPDRVFGHGFLTREGQKMGKSLGNVLDPEVLLERCGTDAVRWYLLRDIQFGDDGDFQQQRFVDLVNNDLANTIGNLLNRTSSMARKWFDDAVPPAGSDAGPEHPLAQQASRTVSIVLSRMPELSFKAGAEAILQLAIAANGHLNDTAPWSRMKQPGQDDVVANDLYVVLEAARVVGVLLSPLLPELSARILAQLGIDAVNGPWKDQLRWGGLTSGSVLPKPNPVMQRLELEEPL
- the lptC gene encoding LPS export ABC transporter periplasmic protein LptC — protein: MRCVLAWTTSAIAAISLLGCRQPLAIVTEESRPFVFRSLNLNQRRPDGTKDWDLTSPEARYDLSSRTVRALGPSGILYRNNKPSYRISAELATVLNDGDLVVLEGQVRLQQLDQRKLLISGDRLKWRPSQSRMVIDQRPRAEDAESRLTVRQIVFQQDRDTLRFQGPTTLQRWDRQRSEYEQPQTVVTTAEGTWNLSDGTLVAAGPVRAEQTEGRTLTAARLVGNTQDQYIDLIAPVTLKIPNGKGEVNAGATRWNYQSKQLKSSEPFQAVFEKGSATGSGFVVDERSNTVIIPANCRLQQPEQGLSARRCSWNWRTDVVIADGAVELKRDKLEQTTTAERLEGQLGDGGSVRFGRDGERVKSTIKLDQDSNSGSDDQKRSSDSSSPAVSF